GGGCTAATCACCTTATGCATTGTTTTGATAAAAGGTCTCTGATGAGGCCTTTTTTGTATCTCGGATTGAAAGTTTTCACTGCATATTAGGCTAAGGTCTAATACCTAACAGTGAGTGTAGTTTTTATACTGATGTCATAGCCCAATAGTGAGAAAGTACAATGAACTATCAAGACACTTATAAAAGTTCAATTCAAAATAAGGAAGAGTTTTGGCGACAGCAAGCGGCGAAAGTTGATTGGTATAAAAATCCGAAAACGATACTTTCTCAAGATAGTGACCAACAATACCAATGGTTCTCTGATGGCAAATTAAACACCAGTTATTTAGCGCTTGATTATCATATTGCGAATGGTCGCGGTGAGCAATTGGCTTTAATCTATGACTCTCCGGTCAGCGATAGTAGTCAAAAGTTTACTTATAAAGAACTCCATAGCCAAGTGGCAAAATTTGCTGATGTGCTGGCACAAAAAGGTGTCGTCAAAGGCGACCGCGTATTGATTTATATGCCAATGATCCCGCAAGCGGCAATTGCGATGTTAGCTTGCGCACGAGTAGGCGCAATACACTCGGTTGTTTTTGGTGGTTTTGCCGCCCATGAGCTCGCTATTAGAATTGATGACGCCACGCCTAAAGCAATAGTCAGTGCAAGTTGTGGTATTGAATGCGAGACAATCATCCCTTATAAGAGATTACTAGATGACGCGATAGAAGAAGCGACACACCCTGTCGAGAGTTGCATCATATTTCAACGCGAGCAATGTTTGGCAGAAATGACCAATGGCCGAGATTATGATTGGCACCGTTTAATGCATGATGCAGTGGAAATGGAGCCTATCATTGTTGATGCCAATGACCCTTTATACATTTTATACACCTCTGGTACCACTGGAAAGCCAAAAGGTGTTGTTCGTGATAATGGCGGTCATGCAGTCGCAATGAAGTACAGCATGGAGGTTATCTATGGAATGGATGCAGGCGATGTTTTTTGGGCTGCTTCTGATGTCGGCTGGGTTGTTGGGCATTCTTATATCGTTTATGCACCTCTCATAGCTGGTTGTACAACGATATTGTATGAGGGTAAACCGGTAAGAACGCCGGATGCAGGCGCATTTTGGCGCGTGTGTGCGGAGCATAAAGTCAAAGCACTTTTTAGTGCTCCAACTGCCTTTAGAGCCATTTGCAAAGAAGATCCTAATGCGGAGTTTTTGGCCCAGTATGACTTAACTCATTTGCAGCGACTATATTTGGCAGGAGAAAGGTTGGATCCAGCTACCTATCACTGGCTAAAAGAACATAGCGGTGTTCCAGTTATCGACCATTGGTGGCAAACAGAAACTGGATGGGCGATAGCGGGCATTCCTGTTGGTATTGAAACACTTGAAACCAAAGCGGGCGCTGCGGGTGTTCCAACACCGGGCTACGATATCAAAGTACTTGATGAAAAAGGCCATGATCTTGGCAGGCAAGAAGAGGGAAGCATTGCCATTAAATTGCCTTTGCCACCGGGGTGTTTACATACCATTTGGCAAAACCCTGATCGCTTTAAAGCCGGGTATTTGAACACATACCCTGGCTATTATCTAACGGGGGATGGAGGATACATTGACGACGATGGTTACCTTTATATCATGGGGCGAACCGACGATGTAATTAACGTTGCAGGGCATCGTTTATCAACGGGTGAAATGGAAGAAGTCATTGCTGATCACCCTCATATTGCTGAATGCGCTGTGGTAGGCGCAGCTGATAAAATAAAAGGACAAATGCCTTTTGCATTGGTGGTACTTAAAAATGGCGTGAAATTGGCGCATGAGCAAGTGCAAAATGATTTAACGCTAATGGTGCGCAAAAAAATAGGCGCTATTGCCTCACTCAAGCAAGTCATGGTTGTTGATCGCCTGCCGAAAACACGCTCAGGAAAAATATTGCGTAAAGTGATTAGGCAAATGTTAGATGGCGAATCTTATCAAGTGCCATCAACAATTGATGATATTACAATTTTGGATGAATTAAAGGCTCAATTTCTGCCAAAAGTAAGTTAGTAAACGCTAATGATTACTTAAACTGTTTCTAGGACATGGTTAACAGGAATTTACTTTTGCGCAGATCTCTTTAAATTCCACGCTAAATCGGTATACTGTTATTATTTACAGTGTTTGCCGGTTTGCCATGAGAAAGATTATTCATATAGATATGGATTGTTTCTATGCTGCAGTAGAGATGAGGGACAATCCAGAATATAAAAATGTGCCTCTAGCAGTAGGGGGAGACGGTCCTCGCAGTGTCTTATGCACCTGCAATTATTTGGCTCGAAAGTATGGCGTTCGTTCTGCTATGCCAGCGATAAAAGCGAAACAGCTTTGCCCTGATCTATTAATTGTGTCAGGGCGTATGGATGTATATAAATCAATATCCCATCAAATCCGTGAAATATTTCTACGTTATACTGCCAAAATTGAGCCTTTATCACTTGATGAGGCTTTCTTAGACGTAAGTGATTGTACACAACACCAAGGCAGTGCGACCTTAATAGCGCAAGAAATAAGAGCTGCAATTTATGACGAGTTGCAACTGACTGCTTCTGCTGGCGTTGCACCGAATAAATTTCTCGCAAAAATTGCATCCGATGAAAACAAGCCGAATGGCCAATGTGTTATTTCTCCTGCTAAGGTGGCTGATTTTGTTGAACAACTGCCGCTTAAGAAAATTCCGGGTATCGGCCCAAAAACTAATGAAAAACTAGCCGTTCATGGCTTTCGTACCTGTGCTGATGTTCGCAAAACATCCGCTGAGTCACTCGTACCTATAGTGGGAAAATTTGCTCAAAGAATACATGAATATAGCTTTGGTGAAGATGACAGAGAAGTTGTCAGCTCTAGAGAGAGGAAGTCAGTTGCAGTAGAGCGTACCTTCGCGACAGACTTAACAGCTTTTGACGAATGTGAAGACGTTGCAGCGATGCTGTACGATAAATTGCAGCGTCGTTACGAACCGCATAAAAACAAAAATATGACTAAGCAAGGTGTAAAAATAAAGTTTGCTGACTTTACTCAAACTACGGTTGAACACCAAAGTCATTCGCCAATTTTCGAAGAGTATATCGAACTTTTACGTACCGCAGTAGCCAGAGGAGAAGGTAAGCCTATTAGACTCGTTGGTTTGACGATTGGTTTTGGTTCGTCGATAACTAAAGTTGAAGAGAGCAAGTTACAACTAGAGCTACCTATGTGAAGGCTTAGACTTAAGTTAGGTTAATAATAACCCCAAATAAATGTCATCAAACTCTAGAAACATAAATGTTTCTTCACAACTGATCGTAAATGCTTTACCTCCTCCGTTTTTCCGAATGAAACTAATATTTCCTAGTGAGCCAATAAAAAACCTATACTCATCAATTTAATAATGTCATATTTCAAATGAAAATTTAATTAAAATGGACAAAGGGACTAATGGTTCAGGGATTAACAATACTAATAATAATTTCCTTATTAACTTTAATTTTAATTATTATTAGAAGATCTATAAACAAACGTACTACACAAACTACGACTAGACATAAGACACCTAAACAACAATCGTTAACAGCTAGTCGAGTGTCACGTCAAAATGATATTTCTATCAAAGCACCGATAAACAGTACGCTAAAATCTTGTGAAGAATTTTATGAAGAACCAGTCGCTTTAAAAGAGCTGAACTTATTGTCGATAAATGATATTTGTGAGACTCAACAGCAAGCAACGCTTACTATGGTGTCTCATTATAAAAAACCTCATCCGATGCTTTTAAGCCTAGCCAATGGGTATGTATCGCAACAAGAACTCGTCACGATAGTAAAAGCTGATGCAAAGATTGCCGGAAGAATTTTGTTTATTGTAAATTCGCCTAGGTTTGGTGTTCAGCAGCCGATAAAAGACCTGAATCATGCAATTATGTATTTGGGGATATCAGAGGTAAGGGCAATTGCAACTGAACTTGCATTAAAAGCCAGCTTTGAATCAAATAATACAGAGCAAGAGCAGTCATTTAACAATGTTTGGAAAGCGAGTGCTCTAGCTAGCAGTATTTCACTAGAGTTAGGCAAAGTGATTGGTCGAGATAATGCATCTGAACTATCAACGCTCTGTTTGTTGTTTTATTTGGGGGACTTGATCTTATTGTCTTCAAATCCTGAGTCCTCTTATTTGTATAAGAAAGGAATTTCTTTTTATGAACGTATTAAGGAAACACAGCTAAAATTTAAAACAAATTCATCGATTATTGGCAGTCACGCGGCTAGGGCATGGGAGTTACCTGAAACAATGGTAAAAGACATAGAGTATAGTCTTGCCCCCTTAACCAACGACAGAAGTGTTAAATCGCTTAATGATATCGACAAAATAGATATTGTTATTTGTTATTTGGCGTGCAGAATTGCTGAACTAGCCGTATTTGAACAACAAACTAAAGTTGAACAAATGAATATATTAAATCAGAGTAACAATAATCATCTAGAGTTTTTTCATATTAGCAGCATGCTAAGTCACTATAGTCTTACACAGGTAAAAACCTTGCTAAGAGCAAACGATTTTGCACAAAGAGCAAACATGCTGATATCAAAGCATAACCATTGAATTTTGTTCCAAATGTTATAGCGATTGGTATGGAAATGCAGGTTCAGTTTAAGCTCAAGCTTCTTTTCGGCTTAGCCTTAGCCAACAAGTTGAAACTGTAGCAAAGAGTATGTATTAATAATCATTGCGTCAAAATAATAATGGCCCTCAAATTGATTTGAGGGCCATTATTATTGATAACCTATTCTGAAGATTACTTTTTTAGAGTATCAATAGTTCGGGCTATTTTTTCTTCTTAGCTTTTTTACCTGCGATCTTCTTCGCTTTTGCTTTTTTCTGAGCAGTGGTGCGTTTTATTTTCGCCTTTTTCACTGGCACTTTCGCTTCTTTATTTTTAGGCCGCAATTCTTCAATAACGCGACGTTGAAGGCGGTCGCCCATATAGCGTTCGATTTTGCTGATCACGGCCATGTCATGTGCTTCAACCAGTGAAATGGCTGTTCCTTTATTGCCTGCACGCCCAGTACGACCTATTCGGTGCAAATAGATATCCGCTTTACGTGGCATATCAAAGTTAATGACATGGGTAATATCATCAATGTCTAAACCACGAGCCGCAACATCAGTCGCCACCATGACATTAACCTTGGCGGTTTTGAGACGATCTACGGCATTGTTCCGTTTATCTTGTGGCATCTTGCCTTCCAACCAAGCACAAGGTACTTCTTCTGCGTAAAGTTTACCCGATAAGTACTGCACCGTTTCACGCTTGTTTGCAAAAACTACGGCTTTTTCAACTTCTTCTTGCTTTAAGATGTTAACGAGTAACTGTGTTTTATGCTCGCTACTGTCTGCTAAGTGAATCCATTGATGGATTTTAGCTTTTTCTTTTCGTGATGGGTTTGCTTCTAAATAAACAGGCTCTTTTAAAATATCTTTAGCAAACTTAATTACCCCAGAGCCTTCGAGTGTTGCTGAGAAAAGCATGGTTTGTTTACGCCATCTTGCTTCGGCAATAATGCGATTGATGGTTTCAACAAAACCCATATCCAGCATGCGATCTGCTTCATCGAGTACGAGAATTTCAATATCACGGGCGTCAAACTGTTCATTCTCGATATAATCTAGTAAGCGGCCTGGAGTCGCGATTACGATATCAGTAGTGGTTGTTAAAATATCTTTATGGCTACCAAAGTTAACGCCACCAGTAATAACACCAGTTTTAATGTTGGTGTGCGAAGTTAATAGCTCGCATTGTTCACTGGTTTGTAAAGCGAGCTCTCGAGTAGGTGATAGCACTAATACACGAGGAAACCCAGGTTTGGTGCGTGGGTAATCTAATAAGTGTTGAGCAACAGGCAATATAAATGCTGCTGTTTTTCCGGTGCCAGTAGGTGCCGACGCTAAAACATCTTTACCTTCCATTGCTTCTGGCAAAACCAGTTGTTGAATAGAGGTAGGCTTTTTAAAGCCAGCTTTTGATATGCCGCCAATCAGGTCTTGGTCGAGGTCAAACTGCTCAAACATGTATGTTACCGAGTGAATTAAAAACGGGGGCGATTATACCCGTATGTCTTAGGGAAGTCGTTACTTTCCTGTACGATATTTGTGCAAGTATAGTGCTGTTTTGTGATTTTTTTATAAAAGCCGATATTAGTTGGATGATATCGGCGCTTTTTAACGATCAAAAAATAGCTTTTAGAAAAAACCCAGAGGATTTGTATCGTAGCTTACCAGTAGGTTTTTCGTTTGTTGGTAGTGCTCTAATGCCATTTTATGTGTTTCGCGACCTATGCCTGACTTTTTGTAACCACCGAAGGCGGCATGCGCCGGATACATGTGATAGCAATTAGTCCATACTCGACCCGCTTCAATTTTTCGTCCCATGCGATAAGCTCTATTGGTATCACGCGTCCAAAGCCCTGCACCTAAACCAAATTCCGTGGAGTTAGCTAGCTCAAGTGCATGAGCTTCGTCCTTAAATGTAGTGACAGAGATAACCGGACCGAAAATTTCTTCTTGGAAGATGCGCATGTCGTTAGTGCCTTTTAGTAGCGTAGGCTTAACATAAAAACCACCCGAAATTTCATTGTCGACCTGTTTGACCTCTGCACCCATGAGCACTTCGGCGCCTTCATCTCGACCAATATCAAAATAGCCTAGAATTTTATCAAACTGCTCTTTTGATGCTTGCGCACCGACCATAGTGTCAGTATCAAGTGGATTACCTTGAATAATCGCTTTGGTGCGCTCGATAACTTTAGCGATGAAGGCATCGTAAATGTCTTCTTGTACAAACAGTCGTGATGGGCAAGTACATACCTCGCCTTGATTAAAGTAGGCAAGTACAGCTCCTTCAATACACTTGCTCAAGTAATTATCCTCAAAGTCCATCACGTCAGAGAAAAAGATATTTGGCGATTTACCACCGAGCTCAACGGTGGAAGGAATAATATTTTCCGCCGCACATTTAAGAATATGTGATCCAACAGGTGTTGAGCCAGTAAAGGCAATTTTGGCTATTCGAGTACTGGTTGCTAATGCTTGGCCTGCTTCTTGTCCATATCCATTGACTACATTTAGCACGCCGGCAGGGATTAAATCACCAATGAGCTCTAACAACACCAAAATGGATGCGGGTGTTTGTTCTGCTGGCTTTAACACGATGCAATTTCCCGCAGCCAACGCTGGGCCAAGCTTCCATGCTGCCATTAGGATTGGAAAGTTCCACGGGATGATTTGGCCAACGACACCTAAAGGCTCATGAATATGATATGACATGGTGTTTTGGTCAATTTCTGCTAATGAACCTTCTTGTGCTCGAATACAGCCGGCAAAATAACGAAAATGATCAATCGCCAGTGGAATATCAGCGGCTAAGGTTTCTCTTATTGCTTTACCGTTATCCCAAGTTTCAGATAAGGCCAATAGTTCAATGTTCTGCTCCATGGTATCAGCAATTTTCAATAATATATTTGAACGTTCAGTTACTGATGTTTCACCCCAAGATTGTTTTGCTTTGTGTGCGGCATCTAACGCCAGTTCAATGTCCTTTTCATCTGAACGTGGAATTTTACAAAATACTTCGCCGTTGACGGGGCTGACATTGTCAAAATATTGGCCGTTAACTGGTTCAACCCATTGACCATCGATATAATTTTGGTACCTGTCTTTGAAATTGAATAAAGCACCTGATGTATTGGGGGCAGAATAAATCATGAGTCTTCCTTTGCGTTTTAATTATTTATAAACAAGAACTTTACCGTAGCGGCTGAGCAAAAATCATACTATGCTAGCAGTCCTGTTTTGTTGACTGTTAGTACAGCAAAAGTGTTATTGGAGTATAGTTGAACATTATGATTTCAGGGAAAGTGAAGGAACAAAGACTCAACCCTCATGTACTGGTCGAAAATAAGATAAGTTTTGCTGCACAAGCGGCGGAACTGAGTATTTATGATACCTTTGAAAGTGCAGATAAAGTTCAGCTAGCCTCAGATCAGCTGCTCTTTTGTGGCATGGTGTCAGGTAAGAAGATCATGCATGCCGATGATGAAAATTATCATCAAGAATTTTTGCCTCATGAATCTTTTGTCATTGCGCCAAATAAAATGGTCGAAATTGACTTTCCGGAAGCCAAAATAGAACAGCCAACAACGTGTTTAGCCATTGAAATTTCAAATGAACGTGTAGAAAAAATTAGCCAACAAATGAATGTGTTGGCGCCTGTTGAAGGGAAAATAGGGACAGGGAGTGCTAATCACCCTTTAATTCATACACATCATAATACCGAGACACAGGCCTTACTCACCCGCATGGTCGATATTTTCACTGAGAATCACCCTGATAGAAGCTTCATGATTGACCTAGCGGTGAATGAATTGTTGGTACGCCTACTGCGACACCAAAAGTACCGTGCAGTCCTAGAAAGTACTTTGTTAAGGCCAGACCAAGATGGTTTTACCGCCGCACTGCATTATTTGATGGCTAATTTATCGAATGAATACGATATAGACAGGCTCTGTAAAGTAGCTTGTATGAGCCGTACTAAATTTTTTGAGTTGTTCAAGAAAAAACTAGGCTGTTCACCTTTGGTCTATCAAAATCAACAGCGGCTAAAACGCTCCGCAGAGTTGATCGCGCTGGGCAAACAAATTACCCAAGTGTGTTTTGAAGTGGGGTTTAAAAACACCAGTCATTTTAGTCGTGCTTTTAAGCAGTACTTTGGTCTATCACCAAATCAATATAGAAAACGGCACTATTTATCCGTATCTTAGTGCTCATCAACGAATTCAGACGTCGAGCAACTCGTTGATTTCAGACAGTATCTGGTCGCACCAAGCTTCTATTCGCTGCTCGGATAGCGCGTATTGGTTATCTTCATCAAGTGCTAAGCCAACAAAAAATTCATTGCCTTCGGCTAACGCTTTTGACTTTGCGAACTCGTATTCGTCGTTTGGCCAATAGCCAATAATGTCTGCGCCTAATGGTAATATTTCATCGTGTAGCATACCAAGTGCATCTTGAAACCAATCGGTATAACCTACCTGATCGCCCATACCGTATAACGCAATTATTTTTCCTGATAAATCTAATGACGCTATATCCTGCCAGTGTGATTCCCAGTCTTCTTGAAGTTCACCATAATCCCAAGTCGAGATCCCATAAATAAGAAAGTCGTATTCTAGGCTAAGCGATAAGTTGACGTCTTTGATGTTATGCAAATCAACAATATCAGCGCCAAGTGTTGCTTGAATTTTTTCAGCGGCTATTTCGGTGTAGCAAGTTGTTGAGCCGTAGAATAATCCGATCTTCATCAATTAAACCTAAATGGGAATACAAAGTGGCGCGAGTTTATCAGAACCAGCATATTCTTCGCTACATATGCGTACAATTTACTTTAATAATCTCGCTGAAATTGTTACTTCGATTGATTTCTATCACGAATATCTGTAATTTTAGCAGCCATTAAACGGTCTTAGTTGACTGCGTTCCCTTAAGGATATTATTTGATGTTATTTCGAGCACACACAGCACTGTTAAAACATGCGTTAAAAATATTGACGTTGACTACTACAGTGATATTTTCTTCGATTTCAATGGCGGCAACGAGCCCCAATGTGCCAAGTACTATTGCTAAGCCTATCGAAGGTTTTAACGTTGAAGCGTTGAAAAAGTCGATAAACGAAACAATCGGTTTGACAGTGATTGAAGCCTTGCCTTCACCGGTTGCAGGCATTGCCGAAATCATTACAGACCAAGGTTTGTTTTATACAACTTACGACGGTAAATATTTAATTCAAGGCACCATGTTTGGCTTGTCTGAACAAACCGTAACTAATGTTACTGAAGCAACGATGTCTAAAATGCGTTTGATCGGACTGGAAAAGTTTGACAACGACACTATCACTTATAAGGCTAAAAACGAGAAACATGTCATCACAGTTTTTACCGACATTACTTGTGGGTATTGCCGAAAAATGCATGAACAAATGGATGAGTATAACGATTTAGGTATTACTATTCGTTACCTCGCTTATCCTCGTGCAGGTATTACGGATCGCTCTGGAGTCTTCACGCAAGGTTTTCAAGATTTACGCTCAATATGGTGTAACGAAAACCCTGAACAAGCATTGACTAAAGCAAAAAGCGGTAGCGGTGTACCACAACGTATTTGTGATAAGCCAGTTGCTGAAGAATTTAACTTTGGCCGTCAAATTGGTGTTAATGCCACGCCAGCACTTGTACTAGCAGATGGTAGTTTGCGTCCGGGCTATATTCCGCCGAAAGATCTTATTCAATTGCTTGATAGCATGTAATATATAGCTAATGTGAAGAAGTTAAGCCACATGAACTAATGTGGCTTTTTTATTTCTAGGAAATGACGACAACATGCAAAAAGAGATCATTCGCCGACCTCTAGTTGATGATAACAACTTACCCAATACGCTACATCCCATCATTAAACAAATTTATGCTCGACGTGGGATAAAAAATGAAGATGAGTTATCGCTCAATTTGCCAAAACTTTTGCCATTAGAGCTTCTTAGTGGGCTTAAAGAAGGTTGTGAGATATTGTTTGACGCATTTGCTCAACAGAAAAAAATCTTCGTCGTCGGTGATTTTGATGCTGATGGTGCGACAAGCACTGCACTTATGATGGAAGCGTTAACCTTGTTGGGCTCTACCAACCACCATTTCATCGTGCCTAATCGTTTTGAATACGGCTACGGGCTAACGCCAGAAATCGTCGATATTGCACATGCCCGCGGCGCCGAGCTGATCATTACCGTTGATAATGGCATTAGCTGTATCGCTGGCGTAACCACAGCAAAAGCGCTTGGCCTACAAGTTATCGTCACCGACCACCATTTACAAGGTGAACAACTGCCACCCGCAGATGCCATTATTAACCCTAATCAGCATGTATGTAATTTTCCTAGTAAAGCGTTAGCAGGTGTTGGCGTTGCGTTTTACTTTATGATGGCGTTTAGAAAACATTTACGAGAGCTAGGTTGGTATGAAGAGCGACAGATGGCTGAGCCAAATCTTGCTCAGTTACTGGATTTGGTCGCACTAGGAACCGTTGCTGATGTGGTGCCTTTGGATTACAATAATCGGATCTTAGTCGAGCAAGGCATTAAGCGTATTCGAGCAGGTGTGACTAGGCCAGGCATTCAAGCGCTCTTAGAAGTGGCCAACAAAACCCAAGCGAAGTTGATCGCCAGTGATTTTGGTTTTTCACTCGGTCCGCGTATTAATGCAGCAGGCCGTCTTGATGATATGTCATTCGGGATAAATTGCTTATTAGCATCTGACTTATCGACCGCGAGAGCCATGGCCGTTGAACTTGATGGCTTAAATCAATCTCGCCGAGAAATTGAGCAGGGCATACAGCAAGAAGCAGAGCGTGTTTTGTCGCAGTTATCACTTACTCACGCTAAATCATTTGCTAGCAGTGAACTTCCTAATGCGATTTCATTGTTTCAACCGGATTGGCATCAAGGCGTGATCGGAATTGTGGCTGGTCGATTAAAGGAAAAATTCAACCGACCGAGTATCGTTTTCGCAGCATCAGATACAACTCCCAATGAGCTTAAAGGCTCAGCTCGTTCTATTATCGGATTACACATAAGAGATTTACTTGAACATATTGACAGCCAAAACCCTGGCGTGATTTTAAAATTCGGCGGTCATGCAATGGCCGCAGGGCTAACTATTCAAGCGGAACATTTCGAGCAATTTTCATCTTTATTTAATCAAGTTGCTGGCGAATGGTTATCGGAGGAAGACTTTCAAGGAAAGGTATTTTCAGACGGGGTTTTAGGTACTGAACATTTGACATTATCGTTTGCTCAGCAACTTCAAGATGCAGGGCCTTGGGGGCAACAATTTCCTGAGCCAGTGTTTGATGATCACTTTAACATAGTACAGCAGCGTATTGTTGGCGAAAAACATCTAAAATTAGTGGTAGAAAAAAACGACATGGTGTTTGATGCTATCGCCTTTAATGTTGACCTTTCTGTGTGGCCAAGTAGCGAAACCAAACAGGTGTCTCTTGCATATAAACTTGATATTAATGAGTTTAGAGGAAAGCAAACGGTGCAGTTTATG
This window of the Thalassotalea atypica genome carries:
- a CDS encoding acetate--CoA ligase, which encodes MNYQDTYKSSIQNKEEFWRQQAAKVDWYKNPKTILSQDSDQQYQWFSDGKLNTSYLALDYHIANGRGEQLALIYDSPVSDSSQKFTYKELHSQVAKFADVLAQKGVVKGDRVLIYMPMIPQAAIAMLACARVGAIHSVVFGGFAAHELAIRIDDATPKAIVSASCGIECETIIPYKRLLDDAIEEATHPVESCIIFQREQCLAEMTNGRDYDWHRLMHDAVEMEPIIVDANDPLYILYTSGTTGKPKGVVRDNGGHAVAMKYSMEVIYGMDAGDVFWAASDVGWVVGHSYIVYAPLIAGCTTILYEGKPVRTPDAGAFWRVCAEHKVKALFSAPTAFRAICKEDPNAEFLAQYDLTHLQRLYLAGERLDPATYHWLKEHSGVPVIDHWWQTETGWAIAGIPVGIETLETKAGAAGVPTPGYDIKVLDEKGHDLGRQEEGSIAIKLPLPPGCLHTIWQNPDRFKAGYLNTYPGYYLTGDGGYIDDDGYLYIMGRTDDVINVAGHRLSTGEMEEVIADHPHIAECAVVGAADKIKGQMPFALVVLKNGVKLAHEQVQNDLTLMVRKKIGAIASLKQVMVVDRLPKTRSGKILRKVIRQMLDGESYQVPSTIDDITILDELKAQFLPKVS
- the dinB gene encoding DNA polymerase IV, whose protein sequence is MRKIIHIDMDCFYAAVEMRDNPEYKNVPLAVGGDGPRSVLCTCNYLARKYGVRSAMPAIKAKQLCPDLLIVSGRMDVYKSISHQIREIFLRYTAKIEPLSLDEAFLDVSDCTQHQGSATLIAQEIRAAIYDELQLTASAGVAPNKFLAKIASDENKPNGQCVISPAKVADFVEQLPLKKIPGIGPKTNEKLAVHGFRTCADVRKTSAESLVPIVGKFAQRIHEYSFGEDDREVVSSRERKSVAVERTFATDLTAFDECEDVAAMLYDKLQRRYEPHKNKNMTKQGVKIKFADFTQTTVEHQSHSPIFEEYIELLRTAVARGEGKPIRLVGLTIGFGSSITKVEESKLQLELPM
- a CDS encoding HDOD domain-containing protein, encoding MSRQNDISIKAPINSTLKSCEEFYEEPVALKELNLLSINDICETQQQATLTMVSHYKKPHPMLLSLANGYVSQQELVTIVKADAKIAGRILFIVNSPRFGVQQPIKDLNHAIMYLGISEVRAIATELALKASFESNNTEQEQSFNNVWKASALASSISLELGKVIGRDNASELSTLCLLFYLGDLILLSSNPESSYLYKKGISFYERIKETQLKFKTNSSIIGSHAARAWELPETMVKDIEYSLAPLTNDRSVKSLNDIDKIDIVICYLACRIAELAVFEQQTKVEQMNILNQSNNNHLEFFHISSMLSHYSLTQVKTLLRANDFAQRANMLISKHNH
- the srmB gene encoding ATP-dependent RNA helicase SrmB — encoded protein: MFEQFDLDQDLIGGISKAGFKKPTSIQQLVLPEAMEGKDVLASAPTGTGKTAAFILPVAQHLLDYPRTKPGFPRVLVLSPTRELALQTSEQCELLTSHTNIKTGVITGGVNFGSHKDILTTTTDIVIATPGRLLDYIENEQFDARDIEILVLDEADRMLDMGFVETINRIIAEARWRKQTMLFSATLEGSGVIKFAKDILKEPVYLEANPSRKEKAKIHQWIHLADSSEHKTQLLVNILKQEEVEKAVVFANKRETVQYLSGKLYAEEVPCAWLEGKMPQDKRNNAVDRLKTAKVNVMVATDVAARGLDIDDITHVINFDMPRKADIYLHRIGRTGRAGNKGTAISLVEAHDMAVISKIERYMGDRLQRRVIEELRPKNKEAKVPVKKAKIKRTTAQKKAKAKKIAGKKAKKKK
- the exaC gene encoding acetaldehyde dehydrogenase ExaC encodes the protein MIYSAPNTSGALFNFKDRYQNYIDGQWVEPVNGQYFDNVSPVNGEVFCKIPRSDEKDIELALDAAHKAKQSWGETSVTERSNILLKIADTMEQNIELLALSETWDNGKAIRETLAADIPLAIDHFRYFAGCIRAQEGSLAEIDQNTMSYHIHEPLGVVGQIIPWNFPILMAAWKLGPALAAGNCIVLKPAEQTPASILVLLELIGDLIPAGVLNVVNGYGQEAGQALATSTRIAKIAFTGSTPVGSHILKCAAENIIPSTVELGGKSPNIFFSDVMDFEDNYLSKCIEGAVLAYFNQGEVCTCPSRLFVQEDIYDAFIAKVIERTKAIIQGNPLDTDTMVGAQASKEQFDKILGYFDIGRDEGAEVLMGAEVKQVDNEISGGFYVKPTLLKGTNDMRIFQEEIFGPVISVTTFKDEAHALELANSTEFGLGAGLWTRDTNRAYRMGRKIEAGRVWTNCYHMYPAHAAFGGYKKSGIGRETHKMALEHYQQTKNLLVSYDTNPLGFF
- a CDS encoding AraC family transcriptional regulator, with amino-acid sequence MISGKVKEQRLNPHVLVENKISFAAQAAELSIYDTFESADKVQLASDQLLFCGMVSGKKIMHADDENYHQEFLPHESFVIAPNKMVEIDFPEAKIEQPTTCLAIEISNERVEKISQQMNVLAPVEGKIGTGSANHPLIHTHHNTETQALLTRMVDIFTENHPDRSFMIDLAVNELLVRLLRHQKYRAVLESTLLRPDQDGFTAALHYLMANLSNEYDIDRLCKVACMSRTKFFELFKKKLGCSPLVYQNQQRLKRSAELIALGKQITQVCFEVGFKNTSHFSRAFKQYFGLSPNQYRKRHYLSVS
- the fldB gene encoding flavodoxin FldB, with the protein product MKIGLFYGSTTCYTEIAAEKIQATLGADIVDLHNIKDVNLSLSLEYDFLIYGISTWDYGELQEDWESHWQDIASLDLSGKIIALYGMGDQVGYTDWFQDALGMLHDEILPLGADIIGYWPNDEYEFAKSKALAEGNEFFVGLALDEDNQYALSEQRIEAWCDQILSEINELLDV
- the dsbC gene encoding bifunctional protein-disulfide isomerase/oxidoreductase DsbC, yielding MLFRAHTALLKHALKILTLTTTVIFSSISMAATSPNVPSTIAKPIEGFNVEALKKSINETIGLTVIEALPSPVAGIAEIITDQGLFYTTYDGKYLIQGTMFGLSEQTVTNVTEATMSKMRLIGLEKFDNDTITYKAKNEKHVITVFTDITCGYCRKMHEQMDEYNDLGITIRYLAYPRAGITDRSGVFTQGFQDLRSIWCNENPEQALTKAKSGSGVPQRICDKPVAEEFNFGRQIGVNATPALVLADGSLRPGYIPPKDLIQLLDSM